In Ascaphus truei isolate aAscTru1 chromosome 7, aAscTru1.hap1, whole genome shotgun sequence, one genomic interval encodes:
- the LOC142499542 gene encoding uncharacterized protein LOC142499542: MAPTQTVLSSKCEHSTTDSSELLKARKKKKKKGGITVEVAEGIKNENLTSESAFDERDMLQLKATHRRSPRIVEEKKDAPTQTLQAAQKAIDCLYERLDKEQEAKIALQSCLSSAIAKCVLQEKEREQLERDRVILSSKLEKAYADNAQYQNFMAQVGAKLEASEEKNCHFNIELRSLREIFEGLNSSFEMVTQKCKNLCVQVSEGDKKLHELGEEKKQLAQEKLDMQTALQNAERVLQEERVSLERRTQAENMLQSQLRELRAHLQDAKERWVNAEERQRVLQEESFQTAYKIKMLEEYLSTQCVPKEQHEELKVTLSITRASLEEERSGRARPGSASSRKSLSDSGSTETSPLSPPGDVGEVGDLKEFVLRPAPRGVTVRCRISRDKKVMDRGLYPTYYMHLERDENHKLFLLAGRKRKKSKTSNYLISIDPTDMSREAGSFTGKLRSNLMGTKFTVFDRGVSPARAQGQSENAASRQELAAICYETNVLGFKGPRKMAVLIPGKNFNHERIPFQPHNDSESLLSKWQNKCQENIIELHNKAPVWNDDTQSYVFNFHGRVTHASVKNFQIVHDNDLEYPLPTDKPPEVGHLESPFHQGLREEPGGSSGERS, encoded by the coding sequence atggctcccactcaaacagtcttgagcagtaaatgtgaacacagtaccactgattcttcagaacttctcaaagcaaggaagaagaagaagaagaagggaggcattactgtggaagttgcagaaggaattaagaatgaaaatttaacctcagagtctgcatttgatgaaagagatatgctgcagcttaaggcaactcacagacgtagcccaagaatagtggaagagaagaaagatgctcctactcagacgcttcaagctgcacagaaagcgattgattgtctttatgaacgtttagataaggagcaagaggccaagattgcactacaaagctgtctatcttcagcaattgctaagtgtgttctccaggagaaagaaagagagcagttggagagggacagggtaatcctgtcaagtaagctggagaaggcctatgctgataatgcgcagtaccagaatttcatggctcaagttggcgcaaaactggaagcctctgaggagaagaattgccacttcaacatagaactacgttctttgagagagatcttcgaaggattaaatagcagttttgaaatggtaacccagaagtgcaagaatctctgtgtccaggtcagtgaaggagataagaaactccatgaattaggagaggagaagaagcagttggcccaggaaaagttggatatgcagacagcactgcagaatgcagagagagtgctgcaagaggaacgtgtctccctggagcggcgcactcaGGCAgagaatatgctgcagagtcagctgcgagaactacgTGCACATCTGCAGGACGccaaggagagatgggtgaatgctgaagagagACAGCGAGTATTGCAGgaggaaagtttccagactgcctacaagataaagatgctggaagagtatttgagtacccagtgtgtccccaaagaacagcatgaggagctgaaggtcacactgagcataaccagagcctcgctggaggaggagagGTCTGGGAGAGCACGGCCCGGTTCTGCCTCCAGCAGAAAGTCTCTTTCAGACTCTGGTTCCACAGAGACATCCCCTCTCAGTCCTCCTGGAGACGTGGGGGAAGTGGGCGACCTGAAGGAGTTTGTTCTGCGCCCCGCGCCACGCGGTGTCACCGTCAGATGTCGGATCAGCCGAGACAAGAAAGTGATGGACCGAGGACTGTACCCCACCTACTACATGCACCTGGAGCGGGACGAAAACCACAAGCTCTTTCTTCTCGCTgggaggaagagaaagaagagtAAAACGTCCAACTACTTGATATCTATTGATCCGACCGACATGTCCCGGGAGGCGGGCAGTTTTACTGGCAAACTCCGATCCAACCTAATGGGGACCAAGTTTACAGTGTTTGACCGCGGTGTTAGCCCAGCCAGGGCTCAGGGACAGTCAGAGAATGCAGCGTCCCGGCAAGAACTGGCGGCTATTTGCTATGAAACTAACGTCCTCGGGTTTAAGGGTCCCCGGAAGATGGCGGTTCTCATTCCCGGAAAGAATTTCAATCACGAGCGCATCCCTTTCCAGCCACACAATGATTCGGAGAGCCTGCTGTCTAAATGGCAGAACAAGTGTCAGGAGAACATCATCGAGCTGCACAATAAGGCCCCCGTGTGGAATGATGACACTCAGTCTTACGTGTTCAACTTCCACGGGCGTGTCACACACGCATCTGTGAAGAACTTCCAGATTGTGCACGACAATGatctggagtaccctctgcccactgacaagccaccagaggtgggtcaccttgagtcgccgtttcatcaaggcctccgggaagagcctggaggatcgtccggagaacgctcctga